The genomic DNA GGCAAAACAAAATTTGTACTTTGTGTGCTCGAAGATCAAACAGAAAAAAATCTATCCATAAGAAAGCTGTTTGAAAGAGAAAGGGAAACCAACAAATTTAAAGAGAGCTTGCAATCATTAGTAAACCTTGAGTGTGAAAAAAGGCTAACAGATCAAAGAGCCCAGCTAATTCGTTCTGGATACGATGCGTTAAAGTTTTCAACAGATTTTATTTGTGACTACATGGACTTAAAAATAAGTAAGCTTTATCAGGTGATTGATAAGATTGAAAGCTCCATAAAAGACAAAGACTTATCTAATGAACTCTTATCAAATCTTTTCAAAGAATGTAAAAATTCTTTTGGACTCATTAAAGAAAATATAACAAGGTCTAAAAAATTGAAATCTTTAAAAGTTGATGGACCTAAAGATGATATTTATAACACAATAAGAAATTGTACTGATATATTTATACCAATTTGGGACATCAACAAAATAAAATATAACTTATCGATCGGTGAGAACTTTCAGTCATACTCAAAAGATGAGACAATACTTAGAGATGTTATCTTGTCAATATATTCTATTATTACCAAAAACATAATTGAGGCTTCAAAACAGGATGAGAACAAAAATTTTGAAATAAGAGTTTTGTTAACAAGAAGCGATAACTTTGTTAATGTAGAATTTTGTGACAATGCAATTGTTGATTACGATAGTGCGAAAATCTCAAAATATATCAAAGATGCTATTTCAAAGAACTTACAGGCTGCATCTTCATTGACATTAACTTACCTTAATGGAATTCTTTTGCACAAAAAAGAGACAGATGAAAATATACTTCAACTCAAGATCCCTATTGTCGTATTATAATTAATAATAATTAAAACTAATTAAATACCTCTGGGGGTAAGAGATGTCAGTGATAACTAGGATTCCTGTTTTTAAAAAAAACCTTGAGCTTTTTGCGTATGAAATAAAGGGTTTTTACGAAGACTCATTTATGTCATGCCTTGAGGAGTGCCTTAACTCTATAGGATTAGACGTCTTAAGCAAGGATAAATTTCTTTTTTTGAACGTCCCTTCTGAGATATTTGAATTTGATAACCTAAGGGACTTGATCCCGCCAAAAAAGGCAATTTTTATAATTAACCCATCACAGATGGCTGATAAAGAGATATTTAAAAAGCTAAAAGACCAGGGAATAATGCTATGTGCAAGCATTTCAACACTTCAAGAGCTTGATAGCGTTAAAGATTTTGACTACATAAAGATTGCGTCTTCGAGATTCCAAGGAGATTGGACTCAAATACCAAATCTCTTCAAGGGCGGCAAGCTTCTCGTTGAGGTCGATGAAAAGAGCGTATTTAATAGGGCTCTGGGTTCTGGCTACGAGCTTTTCGAAGGTGATTTCTTTATCCAACCAGAGATAGTAGCAAGGAAAGAGTTATCTCCTCAAAAAACCATTATTTTGAGCATATTGGGAGATGTCAGGCAAAAAGATTTTGATTTCTCCAAGATCGAAGAAAAGATTAAAAGAGATCCATACTTGACAATGAAGCTTTTAAAGTTTATAAATTCTGCATTCTTTAGCTTTAAAACTACAATAAATTCTATAAGACAGGCGCTTGTGATACTCGGTCAGCAAGAGTTTGTCAGATGGTTAACCCTTGTAATCCTTGGAAAATTGAATGAAGGCAAGCCAGAAGAAATAGTTTATCGTGCGTCAGAAAGAGCAAGATTTATGGAGCTAATATCTAATTATGTAGGGCTTTACGAAAGATCTCAGGAAGCATTCCTATTTGGTCTATTTTCACTGGCACCAGCAATGACCGATATTGATATAAAAGAATTCGTGAACGAGATACCGATCTCAGAAGACGTAAAAACGTCACTTCTTGGAAATGGAATATTTACAGACTTATTTAGCTTAAGACTCTCAATAGAAAATGCTAATTGGATCGAGATGAAGAAAATTTCCGAAAAGTTAGGCATAAATCCAAATAAAATTGAGATTATCATTTATGAAAGCATAAAATGGGCTCATGACTCTCTTTCGTTTATAGGAAAATCGTAGTTTTATGTATAAAAATATATAAAATTTTAAGCATTATTTTAAAATAATCTATAATTATAAGTAAATTATAAAGTTCTAACACTATTATCTAGTTATTTCAAAAATGTTATAATGTGTTGTTGTATATAAAAAAATTATCCCTAAAGGGGGGATTTTGATGAAATGGATTCGCGTTAACATGTCAGACCTTTCTATCAAGGTCGAAGAGGCACCAAAGAAGTACGAACAGATGGGGGGTAGATGGCTAACATCTTCTGTAGTAGCAGATGAAGTGCCAGCTACATGTCACCCTCTAGGTCCTTTGAACAAGGTGGTAATTGCACCGGGTATCCTGAGCGGTACTACAGCTCCGTCCTCAGGAAGAATTTCTGTGGGTACCAAATCTCCTTTGACAGGCGGAATAAAAGAGGCAAATGCAGGAGCAAAGTTCGGCCAGTATCTCAAAAGAATGGGCTACAGTGCCATTATCATTGAGGGCCAACCAAAGGACAAAGAGTCAAGGTACCTTTTAAACATCAGCAAAGAGAAACTAGAGTTAGTCGACGCAGCCGAGTACAAGTTTATGGGGCTATATGAGTTAAGCGGAAAATTGGCCTCAAAATACGGAAAAGATGCAGGAATTGCTTCTGTAGGTCCAGCTGCCGAACACCTTCTTGTTGGAACAGGCATTGCGTTCAATGACATTGAGAACGCGCCAGCCAGATATGCAGGCAGAGGCGGCGTAGGCGCCGTATTTGCGTCAAAAGGCTTGAAGGCAATAGTTACCGAAGCCGTAACGGGACAAGCTGCAGTCCTCAATCATGAACTTTTTGAGACTGGCAGGAAAAAACTTCTTGCCGCTCTCCAGGAGCACGCAGTAACGAAGCCAAAGGGTGCCCTAAATACTTATGGCACTGCTGTTTTAGTAAATATTTTAAATGAGGCAGGAGCACTTCCAACAAGGAACTTCTCAAGAGGAACCTTTGATGGAGCAAAAAAGATATCTGGTGAAGCTATGGCAGAAGCGGCAGCCAAGAACCCAAAGGCAGGCATGATGGGCCATAGATGCCATCCAGGCTGCGTGATAGGCTGCAGCGTAATATATCCAGATGCACAAGGAAATTCTCATACTTCAGTTGAATACGAAACTTTATGGGCAATTGGCGCAAACTGTGAAATAGACGACCTTGACGCTATAGCGCAGATGAATTCTATGTGTAACGATATTGGTCTTGACACAATAGAATTTGGAGATGCAGTAGCAGTAGCAATGGAAGGAGGCTTGCTGCCCTTTGGAGATGCAAAGGGTGCAATAGCGCTCCTTGAAGAGGTAAAGAAAGGCAGCCCGCTTGGAAAGATCATAGGTTCTGGCTGCGGCACAGTAGGAAAAGTCTTCGGCGTCAGAAGAGTGCCAGCTGTAAAGAATCAAGGCATGCCTGCTTATGAACCAAGAGTAATCAAAGGCATAGGCGTAACATACATCACCACCCCAATGGGCGCAGACCACACAGCAGGATATTCAATTGCTCCAGAGATACTGGGCGTTGGCGGCAAACCAGATCCACACACGAACGAGGGCA from Thermodesulfobium sp. 4217-1 includes the following:
- a CDS encoding HDOD domain-containing protein, whose product is MSVITRIPVFKKNLELFAYEIKGFYEDSFMSCLEECLNSIGLDVLSKDKFLFLNVPSEIFEFDNLRDLIPPKKAIFIINPSQMADKEIFKKLKDQGIMLCASISTLQELDSVKDFDYIKIASSRFQGDWTQIPNLFKGGKLLVEVDEKSVFNRALGSGYELFEGDFFIQPEIVARKELSPQKTIILSILGDVRQKDFDFSKIEEKIKRDPYLTMKLLKFINSAFFSFKTTINSIRQALVILGQQEFVRWLTLVILGKLNEGKPEEIVYRASERARFMELISNYVGLYERSQEAFLFGLFSLAPAMTDIDIKEFVNEIPISEDVKTSLLGNGIFTDLFSLRLSIENANWIEMKKISEKLGINPNKIEIIIYESIKWAHDSLSFIGKS
- a CDS encoding aldehyde ferredoxin oxidoreductase C-terminal domain-containing protein; this translates as MKWIRVNMSDLSIKVEEAPKKYEQMGGRWLTSSVVADEVPATCHPLGPLNKVVIAPGILSGTTAPSSGRISVGTKSPLTGGIKEANAGAKFGQYLKRMGYSAIIIEGQPKDKESRYLLNISKEKLELVDAAEYKFMGLYELSGKLASKYGKDAGIASVGPAAEHLLVGTGIAFNDIENAPARYAGRGGVGAVFASKGLKAIVTEAVTGQAAVLNHELFETGRKKLLAALQEHAVTKPKGALNTYGTAVLVNILNEAGALPTRNFSRGTFDGAKKISGEAMAEAAAKNPKAGMMGHRCHPGCVIGCSVIYPDAQGNSHTSVEYETLWAIGANCEIDDLDAIAQMNSMCNDIGLDTIEFGDAVAVAMEGGLLPFGDAKGAIALLEEVKKGSPLGKIIGSGCGTVGKVFGVRRVPAVKNQGMPAYEPRVIKGIGVTYITTPMGADHTAGYSIAPEILGVGGKPDPHTNEGKVKLSKDFQATTCFIDSTGCCVFTAFAILDIPSGFEGMVEACNAVTGANWTTSEAYEIGLNVLKMEHQYNLSAGFSANDDRPPEFMKLEPVPPHNMVWDMADSELDSMWK